Proteins found in one Candidatus Poribacteria bacterium genomic segment:
- a CDS encoding helix-hairpin-helix domain-containing protein, with product MGMNKDSGLKTPPTLDAVERHYWKAFIFLVVLILVGSGFWGVRRFAPAVFLGKPDFIAVPNEEHPQSQAPETLTPNKPELLNINTASVKELQTLPNIGERTAQRIVDHREQHGKFVSVDALQNVKGIGAKTLEKLRPFVDAP from the coding sequence ATGGGGATGAATAAAGATTCGGGGTTAAAAACCCCTCCCACATTGGATGCCGTTGAACGTCATTATTGGAAAGCGTTCATTTTTCTGGTGGTCCTGATTTTAGTGGGTAGCGGATTTTGGGGTGTGCGGCGGTTCGCACCTGCGGTGTTCCTCGGAAAACCGGATTTCATTGCCGTCCCGAACGAGGAACATCCACAAAGTCAAGCACCAGAGACACTGACACCGAACAAACCTGAACTTCTCAATATCAACACCGCCTCTGTGAAAGAGCTCCAAACCCTCCCGAACATCGGCGAGCGAACGGCACAAAGGATTGTAGATCATCGCGAACAGCACGGCAAATTTGTCAGTGTAGATGCGCTCCAGAACGTCAAAGGTATCGGTGCAAAGACGCTGGAGAAACTCAGACCTTTCGTTGATGCGCCGTAG
- a CDS encoding 5-formyltetrahydrofolate cyclo-ligase: protein MKVAIEREHVRTETLHRREALTSETRTRFSQRIVDSTTHWIQREGFDAVMLYLNMRSEVETTGLLEGLLNSGKQVCAPVVDTEQLELVPRRIQRPRAELVRHPYGMLEPSETCPLFPTEHLQLIVVPGIAFDRKGYRLGYGKGFYDRFLTKCPRTVAIGLAYGVQLVEDTFPQAWDVPVQHIFTETGRIGI, encoded by the coding sequence CGTCCGGACTGAAACACTCCACCGTCGCGAGGCGCTCACCTCGGAAACACGGACACGGTTCAGCCAGCGTATCGTTGATTCCACTACGCACTGGATACAGCGCGAGGGTTTCGACGCCGTGATGCTCTACCTGAATATGAGAAGCGAGGTCGAAACCACCGGTTTGCTTGAAGGGTTACTCAATTCAGGCAAGCAGGTTTGCGCGCCTGTTGTGGATACAGAACAGCTGGAACTCGTCCCACGCCGGATTCAGCGTCCGAGAGCGGAGTTAGTGCGACACCCCTACGGCATGTTGGAACCCAGCGAGACATGCCCTCTCTTTCCAACCGAACACCTTCAGCTCATTGTGGTTCCCGGTATCGCTTTCGATCGTAAGGGGTATCGTCTCGGATACGGCAAGGGTTTCTATGACCGATTTCTCACGAAGTGTCCACGCACTGTTGCGATCGGATTGGCATATGGGGTTCAACTTGTAGAAGATACCTTCCCGCAGGCGTGGGATGTACCGGTTCAACACATTTTCACAGAGACGGGTAGGATAGGGATATAG